The proteins below come from a single Thunnus thynnus chromosome 10, fThuThy2.1, whole genome shotgun sequence genomic window:
- the mdc1 gene encoding mediator of DNA damage checkpoint protein 1 isoform X2, with the protein MDATQMISDSILESDEEENEEENKDERGKPLAKLCILKNEHVPAAELPLFLGDNVIGRDPNTCTLPLPAPSVSKRHATICISVYRRRGSRSEVDMEALVWDLGSMNGTCKGRLKLTPNVRYALGEGDSLLVADIPCQYVSCAVDTVPSQGDMRGPVSRNSGVKARLRDALREKGGETSTGSKKCVNGGTKPSLLDLSDTRKTPARTTCLSFEQTPTQPQGSLVPESDSDSDEERGGRDYGRRKPLVSDCDSHKSSPICSTFLSPTNKIVPESEDESPITPSSSTKNRPYRHVSISKEESDIDVGRQQLKKKETLAIVDSKEEEGREEERAAPGGTTLEESGQDVPVKQESNVSTTRDEELPVSTRAVSTDVIPAFNMDSDTDVEGEEESVASAAPVTLNANQKADQPPNTAQFHMDSDTDVDEDEDTFDKGPKSVSLSDDNTKPPHAIPVIQPEGITMDSDTDVDDDADMSDGAAKAKPSAHTADSAPLTQPKDFHLDSDTDVDEEEENQCRTNNTRSKIDEAPTSIDLKPTGSESAFTAPHSLQLDSDTDDEAIPAPAMNESPVVSAVTDSCTTADAGANDSDTDAEEDSPLVIPITVATLSVTPGITLAAAQSDSDADTDVDESSVPPAGDGDNPADPRLDGDTDVEDKEADQGEAGEHQIPNLSRENTSGLPVPLLQNCSTPMQFSEVEEMETQAFLSPSLGPSRRAAAPAVRPVVLPSCSDSLEDEDFVVAETQSFILQTRNDHAMDPTQAFGLESSGDERDGQSSRGGSFQLGLSDSSHLQCQAQALAMESTQAFVSVGGGVKLDDTQAYAAISTTDRSVGNDPNLEATQAYGGNEEPARSPVTFEKEGQVDLALEATQAYISEPCNDSEDKTDEDERKSLTAAETQPSDFPTSSALVMAETQPVCAYSDEESLATESHISSKTEVMEEHRKAAQPEERSVSGALSIPETQPLCTSEDEELIPRPRKRKAKQLEETQSITSTDYSAVETQSMHLGVDETQPVATSGNEESDDEDSIPFPRKRKAKQLRLEEEETQTLVNSMLSAAETQPMDTCEDNESDDEDSIPGPRKKRKAKPLQLEDEQTQPLISSVVPADETDDEESIGGQRKRKAKPLQLEDEETQSLTNSEASTVESQPMRTNTGPQPQRGKGRPSEAGTSGISVTIKRGTRARLKEEEKQAESSEPPRRQTRGNKAFPTTRGRRQKSRPDESEEEEELEQVKRARGKKSMRQQNDEEEETLERNKQQQQEGMLGEEKDVTELRQQESEEMERERRKIDEQVRLDMEKRELEETERQQRAEQERIERERKDKEEQERLQAEKAERLRLEQERAEKERIERERWEEEEKERADRIQREKEELERKERLECEKAEREEKERLENERIQREKKEQEEKERLEMAKRAAEEQERLERERKEQEHQARLEMEEKEREEKEKLEREKQEKEAKEKQRKDLQENKEDLKTANDDDPARRTRSRSNSSNSVNSERSTSSINTQGSRGRGRGRGAKRTSEPPQATINRGNNRRRTMAAEPSDQSQTTDQDSNDISPLGIVSRSNSSNSPNSEISICSTSSQNRGRGSRQRGRGRKTQPNSTSPISSQSDQNSAPKPTATGRKSRKAELSSSEVSHEDDEEKADSQQASTTRGQRRATVNGPEAANKEGQSSQEEGCASEHSPLAKRNVRGRGRKALKSENVDAPVAPAVSDGDEAKDKRKGRKKELEANAEGAQTAEAAGEEAKDNTIQAKRRSRASGVQGSKNAPPDVEVTDESEKMEEETVERRARGRPSVVRKKKKELQEESGTCVSSISQDANTTSEQPQTPTSSVSRKRQAHADSSPVAKTPRSSSASPAAGGRLRAASQTYKVLFTGVVDEAGEKVLARLGGSMAKGVADMNCLVTDKVRRTVKFLCAVAKGVPIVTTHWLEKSGKAGSFLSPNAFVVNDPEQEKKFNFCLQESLRVASSQPLLQGYEIHVTKSVKPEPVQMKDIISCSGATFLPKMPSSHKPHTVVISCEEDWSLCGPAVSASLPVVTAEFILTGILQQMLDFQTHKLSAPATKLPPAGGRGRGRKKT; encoded by the exons ATGGATGCTACCCAGATGATCAGTGACTCAATCTTGGAGTCGgatgaggaagaaaatgaagaggagAATAAAGATGAGAGGGGCAAACCACTTGCTAAACTGTGCATCCTAAAAAATGAACATGTCCCCGCAGCAG AGTTGCCCCTGTTTTTGGGAGATAATGTAATTGGTCGTGACCCCAACACCTGCACCCTGCCCTTACCAGCACCCTCCGTATCCAAGCGGCACGCCACCATCTGCATCTCTGTGTACAGGAGAAGAGGATCTCGCAGTGAAGTGGATATGGAGGCTTTGGTTTGGGACCTAGGGAGCATGAATGGGACCTGCAAGGGCCGCTTAAAACTGACTCCTAATGTACGCTACGCCCTCGGTGAAGGTGACAGTTTGCTGGTGGCAGACATCCCATGTCAGTATGTCAGCTGTGCTGTAGACACAGTGCCTTCTCAAGGGGACATGAGGGGTCCTGTGAGCAGAAATTCAGGGGTAAAAGCCAGGTTGCGAGATGCCTTGAGAGAAAAGGGGGGTGAAACAAGCACAGGCAGTAAGAAATGTGTCAACGGTGGTACGAAGCCATCATTACTTGATTTAAGTGACACAAGGAAAACTCCTGCCAGAACCACTTGCCTGTCCTTTGAACAAACTCCAACCCAGCCCCAGGGGAGCCTGGTCCCAGAATCTGACTCGGACTCGGATGAAGAAAGAGGGGGGCGAGATTATGGAAGGCGCAAGCCTCTAG TGTCGGATTGTGACTCCCATAAATCCAGTCCCATCTGTTCTACATTCTTGAGTCCCACAAACAAAATTGTCCCTGAAAG cgaGGATGAAAGTCCCATCACACCATCCTCCTCCACTAAAAATAGGCCGTACAGACATGTCAGCATCAGCAAGGAGGAGTCAGACATAGATGTTGGGCGACAGCAGCTGAAGAAAAAAGAGACGCTTGCCATTGTGGAcagcaaagaggaggaagggagggaggaagaaagagcaGCACCAGGAGGGACGACGCTTGAGGAGAGTGGACAAGATGTGCCAGTGAAGCAGGAAAGCAATGTCAGTACTACAAGAGACGAGGAATTGCCTGTGTCCACAAGAGCAGTCTCCACTGATGTGATCCCTGCATTTAACATGGACAGTGACACTGatgtggagggagaggaggaaagtgTGGCTTCTGCGGCTCCTGTGACCTTGAATGCAAACCAAAAAGCAGATCAACCACCAAACACAGCCCAGTTTCACATGGACAGTGATACAGAtgttgatgaagatgaagatacCTTTGATAAAGGTCCAaaatctgtgtctctctctgatGACAATACCAAACCTCCTCATGCTATCCCAGTTATTCAGCCTGAGGGCATCACTATGGACAGTGACACTGATGTGGATGATGACGCTGATATGTCAGACGGTGCTGCAAAAGCAAAACccagtgcacacacagctgattcTGCTCCTTTGACGCAGCCAAAGGATTTCCACCTAGACAGTGACACAGATGttgatgaggaagaagaaaatcaaTGTAGAACAAATAACACACGCTCTAAAATAGATGAAGCACCCACTAGCATAGATTTAAAGCCCACAGGGTCTGAATCTGCCTTTACTGCTCCTCACAGCCTGCAACTAGACAGTGACACAGACGATGAGGCGATCCCTGCCCCTGCTATGAATGAATCCCCGGTGGTGTCTGCTGTTACAGATTCATGCACCACTGCAGATGCAGGAGCAAATGACAGTGATACAGATGCAGAAGAGGATTCTCCGCTGGTTATACCCATTACCGTCGCAACCTTGTCGGTCACTCCTGGTAtcacgttagcagcagctcagtcaGATTCTGATGCAGACACAGATGTGGATGAGTCCAGCGTGCCCCCTGCTGGAGATGGGGACAATCCAGCTGACCCCAGACTGGATGGTGATACAGATGTGGAGGATAAGGAGGCGGACCAGGGAGAGGCAGGAGAGCACCAGATACCTAACCTAAGTAGAGAAAACACTTCTGGATTGCCGGTTCCTCTACTGCAAAACTGCTCTACTCCCATGCAATTTTCAG AAGTGGAAGAGATGGAGACTCAGGCCTTCCTTAGTCCCTCTTTAGGTCCATCTAGAC GTGCAGCGGCTCCTGCTGTAAGACCTGTCGTTTTGCCTTCCTGCTCAGACAGTCTAGAGGATGAGGACTTTGTTGTTGCTGAGACACAGTCCTTTATTCTTCAGACCCGTAATGACCACGCCATGGACCCCACCCAAGCCTTTGGCCTTGAGTCTTCTGGTGACGAAAGAGATGGACAGTCTAGCAGAGGAGGGTCTTTCCAGCTGGGATTGTCTGACAGCAGCCATCTGCAGTGTCAGGCCCAAGCTCTGGCCATGGAGAGCACTCAAGCGTTTGTCTCTGTGGGTGGGGGTGTGAAGCTGGACGATACCCAAGCATATGCAGCCATCTCAACCACAGACAGATCAGTGGGGAATGATCCAAACCTGGAGGCCACCCAGGCCTATGGAGGGAATGAAGAGCCTGCCAGAAGTCCAGTGACATTTGAGAAGGAAGGTCAGGTAGATTTAGCTCTAGAAGCAACACAGGCATACATTTCAGAGCCCTGCAATGATTCAGAGGATAAAACAGatgaagatgagagaaaaagccTTACTGCTGCTGAGACTCAACCGTCAGACTTTCCCACCTCATCTGCTCTTGTCATGGCTGAAACCCAACCAGTGTGTGCATATAGCGATGAGGAGAGTTTGGCAACAGAGAGTCACATTTCCTCTAAAACAGAAGTGATGGAAGAACACAGGAAGGCAGCTCAACCCGAGGAGAGGTCCGTCAGTGGAGCTCTGTCAATACCTGAAACTCAGCCCTTGTGTACAAGTGAAGATGAGGAATTGATTCCACGTCCAcggaaaagaaaagcaaagcagCTGGAAGAGACGCAATCCATCACTAGTACTGACTATTCTGCTGTTGAAACCCAGTCCATGCATTTAGGTGTGGATGAAACTCAGCCTGTGGCTACAAGCGGAAATGAGGAAAGCGATGATGAGGACTCTATTCCGTTTCCAcggaaaagaaaagcaaagcaaCTGCGActtgaagaagaagagactCAGACGCTTGTAAATTCTatgctctctgctgctgaaaCTCAGCCCATGGATACATGTGAAGATAATGAAAGTGATGATGAGGACTCAATTCCAGGTCCacgaaaaaaaagaaaagcaaagccACTGCAGCTTGAAGACGAGCAAACACAGCCCCTCATCAGTTCTGTTGTTCCTGCTGATGAAACCGACGATGAGGAGTCAATTGGAGGTCAacgaaaaagaaaagcaaagccACTGCAACTTGAGGATGAGGAGACGCAGTCGCTCACAAATTCTGAGGCCTCTACTGTTGAATCTCAGCCAATGAGAACAAATACTGGCCCACAGCCTCAGAGAGGAAAGGGGAGACCATctgaagctggaaccagtggcATTAGCGTTACAATTAAAAGAGGGACAAGGGCAAGAttaaaagaagaggagaagcagGCAGAGAGTTCTGAACCTCCCAGGAGACAGACAAGAGGGAATAAAGCTTTTCCAACTACCAGAGGAAGGAGGCAAAAATCCAGGCCTGAtgagagtgaggaagaggaggagttaGAGCAGGTTAAGCGGGCTAGAGGGAAAAAATCCATGAGGCAACAGAacgatgaagaagaagaaacacttGAAAGAaacaagcaacaacaacaagaagggATGTtgggagaggagaaagatgTTACAGAGCTCAGACAACAAGAGAGTGAAGAAAtggagagggaaaggaggaAGATTGATGAACAAGTAAGACTGGACATGGAGAAAAGAGAACTAGAGGAAACAGAGAGGCAGCAGAGGGCAGAACAGGAGAGAAtagaaagggaaagaaaagacaaggaAGAGCAAGAAAGATTACAAGCTGAAAAGGCAGAAAGGTTAAGACTTGAGCAGGAGAGAGCAGAAAAGGAGAGAATAGAGCGGGAAAgatgggaagaagaagaaaaggaaagagctGATAGGATACAGagggaaaaagaagaattagaaagaaaagagagattaGAGTGTGAAAAAGCAGAGcgagaagaaaaggagagattAGAGAATGAGAGAatacaaagggaaaaaaaggaacaagaagaaaaagaaagactggAAATGGCAAAGAGGGCAGCAGAAGAACAAGAGAGACttgagagggagaggaaagaacaAGAACACCAAGCAAGGCTGGAGatggaagaaaaggaaagagaagaaaaagaaaaactggagagagaaaaacaagaaaaagaagcaaaagaaaaacaaagaaaagatctacaagaaaacaaagaagacTTAAAAACGGCCAACGATGATGACCCAGCAAGGAGAACCAGATCTCGCTCCAACTCTTCCAACTCTGTCAACTCAGAGAGGTCCACTTCAAGCATCAACACCCAAGGGAGTAGGGGGAGAGGCCGAGGAAGAGGAGCAAAGAGGACCAGTGAGCCACCCCAGGCAACCATCAACAGAGGCAACAACAGGAGGAGGACAATGGCTGCAGAGCCGTCTGACCAGAGTCAAACAACAGACCAGGACAGTAATGATATTTCTCCTCTAGGAATCGTGTCAAGGTCCAACTCCTCCAACTCCCCTAACTCTGAGATTTCCATCTGCAGCACCAGCTCTCagaacagaggaagaggaagcagGCAGcgaggaagagggaggaaaacACAGCCCAACTCCACTTCTCCTATCAGTAGTCAGAGTGATCAGAATTCAGCTCCCAAACCCACAGCCACAGGCAGGAAGAGCAGGAAAGCAGAGTTATCCTCTAGTGAGGTTTCtcatgaagatgatgaagagaaggCAGACTCTCAGCAGGCTAGTACCACTAGGGGGCAGAGGCGAGCCACTGTAAATGGCCCTGAAGCTGCAAATAAGGAAGGCCAGTCAAGTCAGGAGGAAGGATGTGCCAGTGAACACTCACCTCTGGCTAAAAGGAATGTCAGGGGCAGAGGCCGAAAagcattaaaaagtgaaaatgtagaTGCACCAGTCGCTCCTGCAGTCAGTGATGGAGATGAGGctaaagacaaaagaaaaggtAGAAAGAAAGAGTTGGAGGCAAATGCAGAGGGTGCCCAAACAGCAGAGGCAGCAGGGGAAGAAGCAAAAGATAATACCATCCAAGCTAAGAGGAGAAGTAGAGCATCAGGTGTCCAGGGGAGTAAGAACGCTCCCCCTGATGTGGAGGTGACAGACGAGAGTGAGAAAATGGAGGAAGAGACTGTTGAGAGGAGAGCCAGAGGTCGGCCATCAGTGGTccggaaaaaaaagaaagagttgCAAGAAGAAAGTGGGACATGTGTCAGTTCCATTAGCCAAGATGCTAATACGACATCAGAG CAGCCTCAGACTCCAACCAGCAGTGTATCCCGGAAACGACAGGCTCATGCAGACTCCTCTCCTGTGGCAAAGACCCCTCGCTCTTCCTCTGCTTCCCCAGCAGCTGGTGGTCGACTACGAGCTGCCAGCCAGACCTACAAG GTGCTGTTCACAGGAGTGGTGGATGAAGCAGGGGAGAAAGTGCTGGCTCGTTTAGGAGGCAGCATGGCTAAAGGCGTGGCGGACATGAACTGTCTGGTGACTGATAAGGTGCGCAGGACTGTGAAGTTCCTGTGCGCGGTGGCTAAAGGAGTCCCCATCGTCACCACACACTGGCTGGAAAAG agTGGTAAAGCTGGGAGCTTCCTGTCTCCTAATGCTTTTGTTGTGAATGATccagaacaggaaaaaaagttcaatttctGCCTGCAGGAGTCTCTGAGGGTTGCCAGCAGTCAGCCTCTCTTACAG GGATATGAGATCCATGTTACAAAGTCAGTGAAGCCAGAGCCAGTTCAAATGAAGGACATCATTTCATGCAGTGGAGCTACATTTCTTCCCAAGATGCCTTCTTCCCACAAG CCTCACACTGTAGTGATTTCCTGCGAGGAGGACTGGTCACTCTGCGGCCCAGCTGTCTCCGCGTCTCTCCCAGTCGTCACTGCGGAGTTCATTCTCACAGGGATCCTCCAGCAGATGCTTGACTTTCAGACCCATAAGCTCTCTGCCCCTGCAACGAAGCTGCCACCTGCaggaggcagagggaggggCAGGAAGAAGACATAG